From the genome of Myxococcales bacterium:
CTACCCCGCGACCAAACGCGCCAAAGGCTCGTACTCGTCGCCACTTGAGAATTTCGTGCGCTCTCTGCCCTGCTCGACGCAAGAGAAGATCCCCTACGCGTGGGACGGGCCGGAGGGCGCGGCGTCGACCACGGCCGCCGATGTGCTGCGCGCCTTCGTCGCTCACGGGAGCGGCGTCTCGGACGACGCGCTCTCGGAGGCCGCGTTCCTGCGCTATCCGGCGCTCCGCGTGCTCGTCGAGGCCGGTGGCGGCACTGGCAATGGAATTCTCCTCGCCTGGTGGAGAGCCACCGAGCGGAGCGCGACCTCCGAGGGGGACGTCCGCGCCGACGCGCGCCGCTACCTCGAGCTCCTCGCGCCCGCATTGCGCGCGGCCGGAGCCGACGGATTGAGCTTCGAGGGGCCGAACGGCGTGGTGGCCGGCGCGCTCACCCTGGCGCTCACGCGCGGCGCTTCGGACGCCGTGGCGGCGCTCGTGTCGGCGGGGACAGCGCTCGATCAGGCGCTCGCGGTGGACGTCACCGACGACGTGCACGTCGGCTCGAACCTCCTCCCCGGCGGACAGAACCAGAAGTTTCGCTGCGCCGCCGGCTTCACGAGCCGCGACGTGGCCGAAGCCACGCTCGACGCCCACGACAGCTGGGAGGCCGCGCTCGGAGACAAGGACGGGCCCCACGTCACCGACGCGCGCCGTCGCGCCCGGGACCGCGTGAGGTCACTCGCAGCCACGCTGGCGGCTCGCGGAGTCCCGGTCTCCGGCCTCCGCGTCCCCCTCGCGCCGGTCGAGACCATCCCGACCCCGCCCACGTTCAAGCCCACCGTCGACGCCGCGCTGCTCGGCTGCGTCGAGCGCCTCGGAGGCGACTCGGCCGAGGCCACCCGTCGCCTCGCCGCGCTTCACCCTGGAGGCTTTGGTCCCTTCGTCTACTTCAAGAGCGCCGCAGGGGCCGTGGGCCCGCTCCTCCCTCGCGAGCGCCTCTCGGAGACCGGCGCCGCGTGGCTCTGCGCGTACCTCGGCTACGACAACGGCGCCACGTTCGAGAACCTGAGCGGCTACAGCTCGGACGCGCGAGCCGTCATCCGCAAAGGCACCCTGCTGGGCGTGCGTGGCTCGGACACCGTCGCCGTCCTCGGCAAAGACGGCAGCGTGGCCTGCGCCAGCGTGCGCGGAGGCGTCGAGCCCCTCGCCCCGGACCTCGAGACCTTCGTCCGCGAAGATATTGGTCGGATCGGGGTGGGGTAGGTCGCCGCTCGAGACGTGAGAGCGCGGAATGCCGAGGTGCGGGCGGGGGCCTCGCCTGGGCCGAAAGTCTTCGGCGGTCCGGCGAGCGACCTTCCGAGCGCTGGGCCAAGAGCCAGTGGACAGCCCGTGACGCCGGTTGGCCGGGCAGGGCCGGCATGCTACGAAACAAGCGTGCTTTTGCAGAAGATCGGGCGGAGCGTGGCTTCGGCGCGGAAGCGGGCGAGCCTGAGCGTGGCGCGCCTCGCCGAGGCCGCGAACGTCGGGGAAGGGGCCGTCATCGCCCTCGAGCGGGGCGAGCCCGGGATGATGGCTTCGGAGCTCGATCGGATCGCGGTCGCTCTTGGCGTCGCGCCCGCGGCGCTCCTCCGTGGTGAGCTCGTCGAGCTTCGGAGCCCGAGCGTCTTCCTCCGGCACCAGGCCGCGATGGACATGAGGGACGCGGACCTCGGGCGCCTCGACGCCGCCATGGTGGAGGGCCGCCTCTGCTCCGAGCTCGGGGCCCGAATCGGAGACGACTCTTCCTCGTGGCGAATGCGCACGTTCGAGCCGAAGGCCGCGCGTGGAGCACACACAGCGCAGGAGGGCTATGGGCTCGCGCGCGAGGTGCGCCGCGCGATCGGTGCTTCGGCCGAGCCCCTCGGTGACGTGCGCGAGCTCGTGGAGAGCCGCTTCGGCGTTCCGGTGCTCGTGACCGACCTTGCCTCTACCAAGGTGACGGCGCTCAGCCTGCGCGACATGCTCGGAGCTGCGATCGTCTTGAATGGCAAAGATGGCGAGCGCGCGCGCAACCCGGCGCTCGCGAGGGTTCACGTACTTCACGAGCTTTGTCACGTGCTCTTCGACCCGTCGAAGGGCGGGCTCCACC
Proteins encoded in this window:
- a CDS encoding WGR domain-containing protein, which produces MRRFELVEGTSAKFWEVWVAAAEVHTRYGRLGAAGKTTVKALESEDAAHALAASLVREKVGKGYVETSEVAPTAPSVPSAPSVPTAATAATAPVASEPALSPEPEPAPKPAKAAKPAKAAAAPKPPKAPAKGSADYQAGCDAWAAALGWLQLDRIEELSAEGYAAALDAALADPRAAGVAAPEAILDQVATLSLPDSQVCDEAQVEKLFGDDPAELAKQQARQLALRARIAEWMEAKHATLIRLLEAGYPATKRAKGSYSSPLENFVRSLPCSTQEKIPYAWDGPEGAASTTAADVLRAFVAHGSGVSDDALSEAAFLRYPALRVLVEAGGGTGNGILLAWWRATERSATSEGDVRADARRYLELLAPALRAAGADGLSFEGPNGVVAGALTLALTRGASDAVAALVSAGTALDQALAVDVTDDVHVGSNLLPGGQNQKFRCAAGFTSRDVAEATLDAHDSWEAALGDKDGPHVTDARRRARDRVRSLAATLAARGVPVSGLRVPLAPVETIPTPPTFKPTVDAALLGCVERLGGDSAEATRRLAALHPGGFGPFVYFKSAAGAVGPLLPRERLSETGAAWLCAYLGYDNGATFENLSGYSSDARAVIRKGTLLGVRGSDTVAVLGKDGSVACASVRGGVEPLAPDLETFVREDIGRIGVG
- a CDS encoding ImmA/IrrE family metallo-endopeptidase encodes the protein MLLQKIGRSVASARKRASLSVARLAEAANVGEGAVIALERGEPGMMASELDRIAVALGVAPAALLRGELVELRSPSVFLRHQAAMDMRDADLGRLDAAMVEGRLCSELGARIGDDSSSWRMRTFEPKAARGAHTAQEGYGLAREVRRAIGASAEPLGDVRELVESRFGVPVLVTDLASTKVTALSLRDMLGAAIVLNGKDGERARNPALARVHVLHELCHVLFDPSKGGLHLVVDEGEGSKESRAEKRARAFAAEMLLPEEGLRRLFPGARTVSDRVAASDMVAKAKVHFGTPHEIAANHLANLGLVSPELREWLVANKAKVGKASIGTNLPRAGEPSHLLRLLVARAHDQGEITDGEARHALRLDTVDPLPWGTG